From Penicillium psychrofluorescens genome assembly, chromosome: 1, one genomic window encodes:
- a CDS encoding uncharacterized protein (ID:PFLUO_002100-T1.cds;~source:funannotate), with product MTGLAKFVNSVRQLRAAIKAKKVTKDGLARDIPGDIPGSSLSLGLEQTVAPMTASPWKLPVEIQIQIFAYCGISDFLQLKLVCKAFYEQLLVHEHSIVRMYMRLRRHGTLPSPIDSERTYTRSPEDDVVLLSDLFPPAKSAKGGHLYTFKYLYGLRRRQNLCSRLCYYLADRVMDRFVQCEPAFVRASFPSRNERNTLVRRGKISVSFNLTPLMYYTLYFLESYTSARREHTNMLLLDFEAGRIPVPIPLSVRQSMYRDLQTRILRAPPFTDTATLVATHHCMQLLVSYIRYTMSSEGGHDDSWISSLLTLAPFVRILEFFSAEIGDGGNQLRQRKDFMYNFHRDIKKHEKDDMNSVVFAHASDEHMHSNVRDIWFDAAHAEMVAREAIPHDVEHVWVWNGVPILFGCQDCHFEEGWRA from the exons ATGACCGGCCTGGCCAAATTCGTAAATTCCGTCAGACAATTGCGCGCGGCCATcaaagcgaagaaggtgacTAAGGATGGCCTCGCCCGCGACATCCCCGGAGACATCCCCGGATCGTCTTTGTCGCTGGG TCTGGAACAAACTGTGGCACCTATGACCGCCTCACCATGGAAACTCCCCGTcgagatccagatccagataTTCGCCTACTGCGGCATCTCTGACTTCCTGCAGCTGAAGCTGGTCTGCAAGGCCTTTTACGagcagctcctcgtccacgagCACTCGATCGTCCGCATGTACATGCGCCTTCGTCGTCACGGTacccttccctcccccatTGACTCGGAACGAACATACACGCGCAGCccggaagatgatgttgTGCTCCTTTCGGATCTGTTCCCTCCTGCGAAGAGCGCCAAGGGCGGCCACCTCTACACCTTCAAATACTTGTATGGCTTGCGTCGGCGGCAGAACCTCTGCTCTAGGCTGTGTTATTATCTCGCAGATCGCGTCATGGACCGCTTCGTGCAGTGTGAACCGGCCTTTGTCCGCGCTTCGTTCCCGTCACGGAATGAGCGCAATACTCTTGTCCGGCGAGGGAAAATCAGCGTGTCGTTTAACCTGACACCTCTCAT GTACTACACGCTCTATTTCCTAGAATCGTACACCTCGGCAAGACGTGAGCACACCAACATGCTCCTGCTCGATTTCGAAGCCGGCCGAATCCCAGTACCCATCCCACTAAGCGTTCGTCAATCCATGTACCGAGATTTACAAACCCGCATCCTCCGCGCTCCGCCGTTTACCGATACAGCTACGCTCGTGGCGACGCATCACTGCATGCAGTTGCTAGTCTCATACATCCGCTACACAATGTCCTCCGAAGGTGGTCATGACGATTCCTGGATTAGCTCCCTGCTCACGTTGGCGCCGTTTGTGCGAATCCTTGAATTCTTCTCCGCGGAGATCGGTGATGGGGGCAACCAGCTTAGGCAGCGCAAGGATTTTATGTATAATTTCCATCGCGATATCAAGAAGCACGAGAAGGATGACATGAATTCCGTGGTCTTTGCACACGCGTCGGATGAGCACATGCATAGCAACGTGCGGGATATCTGGTTCGATGCGGCTCATGCGGAGATGGTTGCTAGGGAGGCGATTCCTCATGATGTTGAGCATGTCTGGGTCTGGAATGGTGTTCCGATTCTCTTTGGGTGTCAAGATTGCCATTTTGAGGAGGGTTGGCGGGCATGA
- a CDS encoding uncharacterized protein (ID:PFLUO_002093-T1.cds;~source:funannotate) yields MFFLKEETKVISLHPSYFGPNVREYLITRLNEEEEGRCTGDHFVICVMDMVDIGEGRVMPSSGHAEYTIKYRAIIWKPFRGETVDAIVTSVKPTGIFTLAGPLSVFIARKNIPSDIKWEPNTVPPQYTDHADQVIEKGTSLRLKILGVKPDVAAINAIGTIKEDYLGPL; encoded by the exons ATGTTCTTCCTCAAGGAAGAGACCAAGGTCATTTCCCTGCACCCATCTTACTTTGGACCCAATGTGCGAGAATACCTCATCACCCGGCtgaatgaagaggaggaagggcgGTGTACCGGTGACCACTTCGTGATCTGTGTAATGGACATGGTGGATATTGGCGAGGGGCGCGTGATGCCGTCGAGCGGACACGCTGAATATACCATCAAGTACCGCGCGATCATCTGGAAACCCTTCCGCGGCGAGACG GTCGATGCCATTGTCACTTCTGTCAAGCCGACGGGAATCTTCACTCTGGCCGGGCCGCTGTCCGTTTTCATTGCGCGAAAA AATATTCCCTCCGACATCAAGTGGGAGCCCAACACCGTGCCTCCGCAGTATACCGACCACGCAGACCAAGTGATCGAGAAAGGAACCAGTCTGCGTCTGAAGATTCTTGGTGTGAAACCCGACGTGGCGGCCATCAATGCTATTGGCACTATCAAGGAGGACTATCTTGG TCCCCTGTAA
- a CDS encoding uncharacterized protein (ID:PFLUO_002094-T1.cds;~source:funannotate), with translation MALNLEKQLLFYGAYHNNPVNVAIHITCVPTLLFTGIILACNCPPLFTLPEALQYEYLPANAGTIGALIYATFYILLEPVAGGMIAPLVVGSAAYGNYLLSTYGFDVNYYAGGIHVVSWLAQFVGHGVYEGRAPALLDNLVQALLLAPLFVWMEILFFFGYRPELKKRFDESVEVEVEKFRQQKKQKKQPAKAGK, from the exons ATGGCCCTCAACTTAGAAAAACAGTTGCTCTTT TATGGAGCCTACCACAATAACCCA GTTAATGTCGCCATCCACATCACGTGTGTCCCGACTCTGCTGTTTActggcatcatcctc GCCTGCAATTGCCCTCCCCTCTTCACCCTCCCCGAAGCACTACAATATGAATACCTCCCCGCAAATGCAGGCACCATTGGCGCCCTCATCTACGCCACGTTCtacatcctcctcgaacCCGTCGCGGGCGGCATGATCGCGCCGTTGGTGGTCGGCTCTGCGGCCTATGGCAACTATCTCCTGAGCACCTATGGGTTTGACGTGAACTACTACGCCGGCGGCATCCACGTCGTGTCGTGGCTAGCCCAGTTTGTTGGCCATGGCGTGTACGAGGGCCGCGCGCCCGCGCTGCTGGACAACCTCGTGCAGGCCCTCCTGCTGGCACCGCTATTCGTCTGGATGGAgattctgttcttcttcgggtATCGGCCGGAACTGAAGAAGCGCTTCGATGAGAGcgtcgaggtggaggtggagaagtttcgccagcagaagaagcagaagaagcagccgGCGAAGGCGGGTAAATAG
- a CDS encoding uncharacterized protein (ID:PFLUO_002096-T1.cds;~source:funannotate), which produces MGLWRDFFTTDPRRTRHRVQGERRRLLPAYAADEPQPSQSSKENAKVALRLKYQIEQIVVCEVEESALTDPNSTLITPAVVETAKRAGGEDHKACVIYCLLVCLRWFKIQASIELWNADLHGMRALACEVIAKQIIDEEQDQEYLLKELLLKRYSIFIEGAETDPANVIERSVDLHALRIIGSAGYQKCIQYLWRGWICQEEGNPTNFVPYEDKDNVDFWAHFHPDRMRTPVYQNICQIFFSLIYLAIYTAVINTVNPTGDIDIAEGILYGMTLAFICDEAVKFWKIGWNYLEFWNAFNSTLYTLLAVSLILRIVALTHSPSADDENRQVFNTLSYNFLAFAGPMFWIRMMLYLDSFQFFGAMFVVLRVMMKESLIFFALLFVVLAGFFQAFIGMAQVDADIPMSRAIIQGMANSVMQSPEFETFQSFAFPFGIILYYVFNFIVMIVLLNILIALYNSAYEDISGNATDEYMAIFAQKTMQFVRAPDENVFIPPFNLVEVLCLIAPFEWWLPREFYAKLNDIVMGIIYSPLLFLTAWLETREAHRIRWNRSRGEEDDDSTQEWERVAEDVDFDLDDTWKLQVSESKPDTNTDTTALEIEQLKEQIKALTEMVKNMGQANGGN; this is translated from the exons ATGGGCCTTTGGAGAGacttcttcaccaccgaTCCTCGTCGCACGCGGCATCGCGTTCAGGGCGAGCGCCGTCGCC TGCTCCCCGCGTACGCTGCCGACGAGCCACAACCATCGCAGTCTTCCAAGGAGAATGCCAAGGTTGCGCTCCGGCTGAAATACCAGATTGAGCAAATTGTCGTCTgcgaggtggaagaaagCGCCCTCACCGATCCCAATAGCACGCTCATCACGCCGGCCGTGGTCGAGACGGCTAAGCGGGCTGGCGGGGAGGACCACAAGGCCTGTGTGATTTATTGTCTTCTGGTTTGTCTGCGCTGGTTCAAGATCCAGGCGTCAATTGAGCTGTGGAATGCGGATCTTCATGGGATGCGCGCCCTGGCCTGTGAGGTCATTGCCAAGCAAAT AATTGACGAGGAGCAAGACCAGGAGTATCTGCTCAAGGAGCTCTTGCTCAAGCGATACTCGATTTTCATTGAGGGTGCCGAAACCGACCCTGCCAATGTCATTGAGCGGTCCGTCGACCTCCACGCATTGCGAATCATCGGATCTGCTGGATATCAGAAATGTATCCAGTACCTCTGGCGTGGCTGGATCTGCCAGGAAGAGGGCAATCCAACCAACTTCGTTCCGTACGAGGACAAGGATAACGTCGACTTTTGGGCTCACTTTCATCCTGACCGCATGAGAACCCCGGTTTACCAGAATATCTGCCAGATATTTTTCTCTCTGATCTACCTGGCCATCTACACGGCTGTGATTAACACTGTGAACCCAACTGGTGATATTGACATCGCGGAGGGTATCCTCTACGGGATGACTCTTGCGTTCATCTGTGACGAAGCAGTGAAGTTCTGGAAGATCGGATGGAATTACCTGGAATTCTGGAACGCGTTCAACTCAACCCTATACACACTGCTGGCTGTTTCATTGATCTTGCGCATTGTGGCTCTCACGCACTCGCCTTccgccgatgatgaaaaCAGACAAGTATTCAACACGCTCAGCTACAACTTTTTGGCGTTTGCAGGGCCGATGTTCTGGATTCGCATGATGCTCTATCTGGACTCCTTCCAGTTTTTCGGAGCCATGTTCGTCGTCCTTCGcgtgatgatgaaggagagCTTGATTTTCTTCGCccttctcttcgtcgtcctGGCCGGTTTCTTCCAGGCTTTCATTGGAATGGCCCAGGTTGATGCCGATATTCCCATGTCCAGAGCTATCATCCAGGGCATGGCGAATAGTGTCATGCAGAGCCCTGAGTTTGAGACGTTTCAGAGTTTTGCGTTTCCTTTTGGCATTATTCTCTACTATGTCTTCAACTTCATTGTCATGATCG TtctcctcaacatcctcattGCGCTCTACAACAGCGCCTACGAGGACATCTCCGGCAATGCCACGGACGAGTACATGGCCATCTTCGCGCAAAAGACAATGCAGTTCGTCCGTGCCCCAGACGAGAATGTATTCATCCCAC CATTCAATCTGGTGGAAGTCCTATGCCTAATCGCCCCATTCGAATGGTGGCTACCGCGCGAATTCTACGCCAAATTGAACGACATCGTCATGGGCATCATCTACTCgccccttctcttcctgaCCGCCTGGCTCGAAACCCGGGAGGCGCATCGGATCCGCTGGAACCGCAGCCgaggcgaggaggatgatgactCCACACAGGAATGGGAGCGTGTagccgaggatgtggactttgatctggatgatACCTGGAAGCTGCAGGTCAGCGAGTCGAAGCCCGACACGAACACTGATACTACGGCGCTGGAAATAgagcagctcaaggagcagatTAAGGCATTgacggagatggtcaagaatATGGGTCAGGCGAATGGCGGGAATTAA
- a CDS encoding uncharacterized protein (ID:PFLUO_002097-T1.cds;~source:funannotate), which produces MSLTNCRFYEEKYPEVDSYVMVNVKQIAEMGAYVKLLEYDNIDGMILLSELSRRRIRSIQKLIRIGRNEVVIVLRVDKEKGYIDLSKRRVSPEDVVKCEERYNKSKAVHSIMRHVAEASQVPLETLYQQISWPLNRKYGHSHDAFKRSITNPEVWKDIEFPSEAVKKELQQYISKKLTPHPTKVRADIEVTCFGYEGIDAVKEALRTAEVENTAENQIMVRLVAPPLYVLTSQCLDKNQGIQMLEAAIERIAANIKGANGNCSVKMAPKAVTEHDEAVLQELMEKRERENMEVSGDESQSESDEGVPE; this is translated from the exons ATGTCGTTGACAAATTGTCGGTTCTACGAGGAGAAGTACCCGGAGGTGGACAGCTATGTCATGGTCAACGTGAAGCAG ATCGCCGAGATGGGCGCATACGTCAAGCTGCTCGAGTACGACAACATCGACGGAATGATCCTGCTCTCCGAACTCTCGCGAAGACGTATCCGCAGTATCCAGAAGCTGATTCGCATTGGGCGTAACGAGGTGGTGATTGTTCTGCGTGtcgacaaggagaagggTTACATCGATCTGTCGAAGCGTCGCGTCTCGCCCGAGGATGTGGTCAAGTGTGAGGAGCGGTACAACAAGAGCAAGGCGGTGCACTCAATTATGCGCCACGTCGCCGAGGCCTCCCAGGTGCCCCTCGAGACCCTATACCAGCAGATTAGCTGGCCATTGAACCGGAAATACGGCCACTCGCACGACGCCTTCAAGCGGTCCATCAC GAACCCGGAAGTGTGGAAGGATATCGAATTCCCCAGCGAAGCCGtgaagaaggagctgcagcagtACATCAGCAAGAAGCTCACCCCGCACCCCACCAAGGTCCGTGCCGATATCGAAGTGACCTGTTTCGGCTACGAGGGCATCGACGCCGTGAAGGAGGCTCTGCGCACCGCCGAAGTGGAAAACACCGCCGAAAACCAGATCATGGTCCGGCTGGTGGCCCCGCCGCTGTATGTTCTGACCAGCCAGTGTCTGGACAAGAACCAGGGTATCCAAATGCTGGAGGCTGCGATCGAGCGGATCGCAGCCAACATCAAGGGCGCCAACGGCAACTGCTCCGTCAAGATGGCGCCCAAGGCCGTTACCGAGCACGACGAAGCCGTTCTCCAGGAGCTCATGGAGAagcgcgagcgcgagaaCATGGAGGTCAGCGGCGACGAGAGTCAGTCGGAGAGCGACGAGGGTGTTCCCGAGTAA
- a CDS encoding uncharacterized protein (ID:PFLUO_002098-T1.cds;~source:funannotate), protein MSESSSLLRPEPEARRSLRDRIGDAFRQTSSSTPPPEESVGDGTPRSHRRTPPVGNTSEPDARTRLLESYYRQDPACGSNRCSHGTFSPRVDDGERQSWLGSSNLRFEHGIGDGGDGSGPDDRPDSENLSQMKSSLSALSMNDQKKLYFSYYIPFFNWIGQYRWSFIRGDFVAALTIASIYIPVALSLASNLAHAPPVNGLYSFVINPLIYALLGSCPLLIVGPEAAGSLLTGAIVKASISQGHSGEDDSMASAMIVGVATSMAGAMILVAGLTRLGFLDNVLSRPFLRGFITAIGFVIFVDQLIPELGLTDSAQESGASHGSTVEKLAFIVRNIKDSHVLTAVVSVVSFVVIMIFRTLKKWLMPRYPQVIYFPDRFLIVVLSAILAWKLDWEDKGLELLGHTEISSSRLFAFQWPFQVAHMKHVRTAMSKAFIIALLGFFESSVAAKGLGDGAPDGIKGMNISANREMVALGVANVAGGCFMALPAFGGYGRSRVNQQTGARSPMSNVFLSAITLVCILVLLPYLYYLPKPVLCSMISVVAFTLVEECPSDVIFFFRLRGWTELSLMLLIFLTTIFYSLELGMAFGIGLSVIILIRHATKPRIQILGKVPGTARFDNAELRPEDIELIEGALIVKIPEPLTFANTGDLKNRLRRLELYGSSRAHPSLPRMRPAENNKNIVFDVHGVTSIDGSGTQVLWEIVRTYTENGSRVFFCRLSNREVFSMFERSGIVEQCGGLLHFVPSVDEALRLAETEEHIDEI, encoded by the exons atgtCGGAGTCCAGTTCACTGCTCCGTCCAGAGCCCGAAGCCCGGCGTTCCCTGCGAGACCGAATTGGTGATGCCTTCCGAcagaccagcagctcgacCCCGCCGCCAGAGGAATCTGTTGGGGATGGAACACCGAGGAGTCATAGGAGGACACCACCAGTGGGCAATACCAGTGAACCGGATGCGAGAACACGCCTGCTGGAGTCGTATTACCGACAAGACCCGGCCTGTGGCTCCAATCGGTGCAGCCATGGCACTTTCTCTCCACGGGTCGACGACGGAGAACGGCAATCATGGCTGGGATCCTCGAACCTCCGATTTGAACACGGGATaggcgacggcggcgacgggtCCGGGCCCGACGACCGGCCGGACTCGGAGAATCTGTCGCAAATGAAGTCTTCTCTCTCGGCTCTCTCCATGAATGACCAGAAGAAATT GTACTTCTCATATTACATTCCCTTCTTCAACTGGATTGGGCAATATCGCTGGTCATTTATCCGGGGAGATTTCGTCGCGGCACTGACGATCGCGTCCATATATATCCCCGTGGCGCTGTCGTTAGCGTCTAATCTTGCACATGCACCACCAGTCAACGGCCTTTACTCTTTTGTGATCAATCCTCTGATCTATGCGCTGCTCGGAAGCTGTCCGCTCTTAATTGTCGGCCCAGAAGCTGCCGGCTCTCTGTTGACAGGAGCAATTGTCAAGGCGAGCATCTCGCAGGGGCACTCGGGCGAGGACGATAGTATGGCTAGCGCCATGATTGTAGGGGTAGCCACTTCCATGGCCGGTGCCATGATTCTCGTTGCGGGCCTGACTCGCTTGGGCTTTTTGGACAATGTTCTCAGCCGGCCGTTCCTGAGAGGATTCATTACCGCTATTGGCTTTGTGATCTTCGTGGACCAGCTCATCCCGGAACTGGGACTCACAGATTCTGCCCAAGAGTCTGGTGCTAGCCACGGTAGCACAGTGGAGAAACTGGCATTCATTGTCCGGAACATCAAAGACTCGCATGTGCTCACCGCTGTGGTGTCTGTTGTCAGTTTCGTCGTCATTATGATCTTCCG AACACTGAAGAAGTGGCTGATGCCGCGCTATCCACAAGTGATTTACTTCCCCGACCGCTTCCTCATCGTGGTCCTCTCTGCCATCCTCGCTTGGAAGCTCGACTGGGAGGACAAAggcctcgagctgctgggccatACTGAGATCAGCTCCAGCCGCCTGTTTGCCTTTCAATGGCCCTTCCAGGTTGCGCATATGAAACACGTTCGCACCGCCATGAGCAAGGCGTTCATCATTGCCcttcttggcttcttcgagtCGTCGGTCGCAGCGAAAGGTCTGGGCGATGGCGCTCCCGACGGCATCAAGGGCATGAATATCAGTGCAAATCGGGAAATGGTCGCTCTAGGTGTAGCAAATGTGGCCGGAGGTTGTTTTATGGCTCTCCCTGCGTTTGGCGGGTACGGACGAAGCAGAGTCAATCAGCAGACCGGCGCGCGCTCACCCATGAGCAATGTCTTTCTGAGTGCTATCACGCTAGTCTGTATTTTGGTGCTTCTGCCGTATCTCTACTACCTTCCC AAACCGGTCCTCTGTTCCATGATCTCCGTCGTGGCTTTCACCCTTGTAGAAGAATGCCCCTCAGACGTtatattcttcttccgtctccgCGGCTGGACCGAACTAAGTCTCATGCTGCTCATTTTCCTAACCACCATCTTCTACTCCCTCGAACTAGGCATGGCCTTCGGCATCGGGCTGTCAGTCATAATCCTCATCCGACACGCGACCAAACCACGCATCCAGATTCTAGGCAAAGTACCCGGCACAGCGCGCTTCGACAACGCAGAACTCCGCCCGGAGGACATTGAATTAATCGAAGGCGCCCTGATCGTCAAAATCCCCGAACCCCTCACCTTCGCCAACACAGGCGATCTGAAAAACCGTCTCCGCCGGTTGGAATTATACGGCTCGAGCCGCGCACACCCGTCTCTGCCGCGCATGCGCCCTGCGGAAAATAACAAGAACATTGTCTTCGACGTACACGGCGTGACGAGCATCGATGGCTCGGGCACGCAGGTGCTCTGGGAAATTGTACGCACGTACACCGAGAACGGGTCGAGAGTGTTCTTCTGTCGCTTGTCGAATAGAGAGGTGTTTTCGATGTTTGAGCGCAGTGGCATTGTAGAGCAGTGTGGTGGGCTTTTGCATTTTGTGCCCAGTGTGGATGAGGCGCTTCGGTTGGCTGAGACGGAGGAGCACATTGACGAGATTTAG
- a CDS encoding uncharacterized protein (ID:PFLUO_002095-T1.cds;~source:funannotate), translating to MFRNALRQSSRSVAAVSAPGRIASARAAVPGPLSGASKQIRSYAAEAKAAPTEVSSILEQRIRGVQEEAGLAETGRVLSVGDGIARVHGMTNVQAEELVEFASGVKGMCMNLEAGQVGVVLFGSDRLVKEGETVKRTGEIVDVPVGPEMLGRVVDALGNPIDGKGPIATTEKRRAQLKAPGILPRQSVNQPVQTGMKCVDSMVPIGRGQRELIIGDRQTGKTAVAVDTMLNQKRWNSGSDEAQKLYCIYVAVGQKRSTVAQLVKTLEENDAMKYSIIVAATASEAAPLQYIAPFTGCAMGEWFRDNGRHAVIIYDDLSKQAVAYRQMSLLLRRPPGREAYPGDVFYLHSRLLERAAKMNKTHGAGSLTALPIIETQGGDVSAYIPTNVISITDGQIFLESELFYKGIRPAINVGLSVSRVGSAAQVKAMKQVAGSLKLFLAQYREVAAFAQFGSDLDASTKQTLNRGERLTELLKQKQYSPMAVSDMVPLIFAGVNGLLDNIPVAKILTWESDFLAHLKSSHPEIQQTVDKEGQVSKELEGQLKEVIVAFNKSFDA from the exons ATGTTCAGAAACGCTCTGCGGCAGTCCAGCCGCTCTGTCGCGGCCGTCTCGGCCCCTGGCCGTATCGCCTCG GCTCGCGCGGCTGTTCCCGGCCCCCTCTCCGGTGCCTCGAAGCAGATTCGCTCTtacgccgccgaggccaaggctgccCCTACCGAGGTCTCATCCATCCTCGAGCAGCGTATCCGTGGTGTTCAGGAGGAGGCTGGTCTCGCTGAGACTGGTCGTGTTCTGTCGGTCGG TGATGGTATCGCCCGTGTCCACGGCATGACCAACGTCCAGGCTGAGGAGCTGGTCGA GTTCGCCTCTGGTGTCAAGGGTATGTGCATGAACCTCGAGGCCGGCCAGGTCGGTGTCGTGCTGTTCGGTTCCGACCGTCTCGTCAAGGAGGGTGAGACTGTCAAGCGTACCGGCGAGATT GTTGATGTCCCCGTCGGCCCTGAGATGCTTGGCCGTGTTGTCGACGCTCTGGGTAACCCCATTGACGGCAAGGGTCCCATCGCGACCACCGAGAAGCGCCGTGCTCAGCTCAAGGCCCCCGGTATCCTGCCCCGCCAGTCCGTCAACCAGCCCGTCCAGACCGGCATGAAGTGTGTCGACTCCATGGTGCCCATCGGCCGTGGCCAGCGTGAGTTGATCATTGGTGACCGTCAGACCGGTAAGActgccgtcgccgtcgacacCATGCTCAACCAGAAGCGCTGGAACAGCGGCAGCGACGAGGCCCAGAAGCTGTACTGTATCTACGTCGCCGTCGGCCAGAAGCGTTCGACCGTTGCCCAGCTGgtcaagaccctggaggaGAACGACGCCATGAAGTACtccatcatcgtcgctgcCACCGCCTCGGAGGCCGCTCCCCTGCAGTACATTGCTCCTTTCACCGGTTGCGCCATGGGTGAGTGGTTCCGTGACAACGGCCGCCACGCCGTCATCATCTACGATGACCTGTCCAAGCAGGCCGTTGCCTACCGTCAGATGtccctgctgctgcgtcgTCCCCCCGGTCGTGAGGCCTACCCCGGTGACGTTTTCTACCTCCACTCCCGTCTGCTGGAGCGTGCCGCCAAGATGAACAAGACCCACGGTGCTGGTTCCCTGACGGCCCTGCCCATCATCGAGACCCAGGGTGGTGACGTGTCGGCCTACATTCCCACCAACGTCATTTCCATCACCGACGGCCAGATCTTCCTGGAGTCCGAGCTGTTCTACAAGGGTATCCGTCCCGCCATCAACGTCGGTCTGTCCGTGTCCCGTGTCGGTTCGGCCGCCCAGGTCAAGGCCATGAAGCAGGTCGCCGGTTCCCTGAAGCTGTTCTTGGCTCAGTACCGTGAGGTCGCTGCCTTCGCCCAGTTCGGTTCCGATCTGGATGCCTCCACCAAGCAGACCCTGAACCGTGGTGAGCGTCTGAccgagctgctcaagcaGAAGCAGTACAGCCCCATGGCCGTCTCCGACATGGTGCCCCTGATCTTCGCTGGTGTCAACGGTCTCCTTGACAACATCCCGGTCGCCAAGATCCTCACGTGGGAGTCTGACTTCCTCGCCCACCTCAAGAGCTCCCACCCCGAGATCCAGCAGACCGTCGACAAGGAGGGCCAGGTCAGCAAGGAGCTTGAGGGTCAGCTCAAGGAGGTTATCGTCGCCTTCAACAAGTCCTTCGACGCATAG
- a CDS encoding uncharacterized protein (ID:PFLUO_002099-T1.cds;~source:funannotate): MEQADPRQLLNTSWTLHRLSPLHHGKDCETLLDNPAALKTYATRLRDHLTGDVLAGIHASATTADDDALSKTGALMGCHWQSLSGWGALNNDDDDNTSFSGILVSLEYENITYKAALLAETQTSPQFQRKQKGQTALPLLLTRFPTALRQTFIIFLSSNFDTYCSSLRLQPSFLCTGLEMYIDVLRDGSATHPSGSADLVEDVIKELQLTLSFSPLVAPALRTLNVNVSRSSLGGFLHEPPTASRGRSLRQKLRSPLIGNLTSYLETHLAMKLDLDGSNIGNQPSKQHVRLSKIACAAFVLGSEGRMKLVVNAERGDEDAEARSESRNHLALRASQTLLGSVIRRAIIGDQAAT, encoded by the coding sequence ATGGAGCAGGCCGACCCGCGCCAGCTGCTCAACACTTCCTGGACCCTCCACCGACTCTCGCCTCTCCACCATGGCAAGGACTGTGAGACGCTCCTCGACAACCCCGCCGCCTTGAAGACTTACGCGACGCGCCTGCGTGACCATCTCACCGGCGATGTCCTCGCCGGAATCCACGCCAGTGCGACCACCGCAGACGACGACGCGTTGTCCAAGACGGGCGCGCTAATGGGATGCCATTGGCAGTCGCTGTCAGGGTGGGGAGCGCTCAAcaatgacgacgacgataACACCTCGTTCTCCGGGATTCTGGTGTCCCTGGAATATGAAAACATCACCTACAAAGCAGCACTGCTAGCAGAAACGCAGACATCGCCTCAATTCCAGAGAAAACAGAAAGGGCAAACGGCTCTCCCTCTGCTCTTGACGCGCTTTCCCACCGCGCTGCGCCAGACattcatcatcttcctctcctcaaACTTCGACACATACTGCTCATCCCTGCGCCTACAACCGAGTTTTTTATGTACAGGTCTCGAGATGTACATCGATGTGCTGCGCGATGGCAGCGCGACGCACCCCAGCGGCTCCGCCGATCTCGTTGAAGATGTGATCAAGGAGCTACAGCTGACCCTATCATTCTCACCGCTTGTCGCGCCGGCGCTGCGAACTCTCAACGTGAACGTGTCACGATCCTCGCTGGGCGGGTTCCTGCATGAGCCACCTACCGCGTCTCGGGGGCGCTCGCTGCGCCAGAAACTGCGCAGTCCGCTAATTGGCAATCTGACTTCTTATCTGGAAACGCATCTCGCTATGAagctcgatctcgatggCTCCAATATTGGCAACCAGCCATCTAAACAGCATGTACGCCTGTCCAAGATTGCTTGTGCGGCTTTTGTGCTTGGTAGCGAAGGGCGCATGAAGCTGGTTGTAAATGCCGAGCGgggggatgaggatgctgAGGCGAGGAGTGAAAGTCGAAATCATCTGGCGCTGCGGGCGAGTCAGACTCTTTTAGGGTCGGTAATTCGCAGGGCGATTATTGGGGACCAGGCGGCTACTTGA